The proteins below come from a single Tachypleus tridentatus isolate NWPU-2018 chromosome 13, ASM421037v1, whole genome shotgun sequence genomic window:
- the LOC143238725 gene encoding uncharacterized protein LOC143238725, whose product MSRNSTGICRTVALLFALVTWSRHIQADKHREYPKLNTIPITNFTCLAKLPGYYADPHPSSGCQVYHMCNTKRKKYSYLCPNHTLFNQAQLICDHWYNVNCTLAEDNYKVNDNLFAEGKIQFKIRLPRVRSSFSAKPKVNETNSPLDHRSGFHKNKTSVEVPANSDRGHLKVVFETIFPETMRVESIHRKCIGCMRFFIRDGDKCIPCVWPR is encoded by the exons ATGTCGAGGAATTCCACAG gaaTATGCAGGACTGTCGCACTTCTGTTCGCATTGGTTACTTGGAGTCGTCACATTCAAGCAGATAAG CACCGAGAATATCCCAAGCTAAACACTATTCCTATAACAAACTTTACGTGTTTGGCGAAACTTCCTGGCTATTATGCTGACCCACACCCCTCGTCAGGCTGTCAAGTTTACCACATGTGTAATACAAAGAGAAAGAAGTACAGTTACCTTTGTCCTAATCATACCTTGTTTAACCAGGCTCAACTCATTTGTGACCACTGGTATAAT gtgAACTGTACTTTGGCAGAAGATAATTACAAAGTGAACGATAACTTATTTGCAGAaggaaaaatacaatttaaaatcagGCTTCCAAGAGTACGTTCTTCATTTTCTGCTAAGCCTAAAGTCAATGAAACAAATTCACCTCTCGACCATAGATCAGGTTTTCATAAGAACAAAACTTCTGTGGAAGTGCCTGCAAACAGCGATAGAGGGCACTTAAAAGTAGTTTTTGAAACCATATTCCCCGAAACAATGAGAGTAGAATCTATTCATAGAAAATGTATTGGTTGTATGAGATTCTTCATTAGAGATGGAGACAAATGCATACCTTGTGTTTGGCCAAGATGA